TAGCGTCTTACCATTTATTTTGACCTATGGACAATTTTGGGACTCATCGGGAGACCAAGGGTCAAAAGCTCCTCCATTGCCTCCCTTAAGTCAACTTCCTTCGACTTCTGTTCCTCCTGTTCCCCTTAATGTTTCCTCTACCCTATTACAAAAACCTCGTCCTAAACTTCAAGATCCTCAACCATCTAAACTTCAAAATCATGAGGACTTAGCTCCCCAAAAAACGGCGGATAAACCCAAGAAAGCCCCTTTCACCGCAAAAACTTCATCAAAACCCTCTACTGTAGCTCCTAGCCGACCTAAACCCCTACAGAAGTCTATTTCACCCGCCCCTCCTAATTATCAACCCCCTCCCTTAGAAATTCGGGTCGCTATTTTACGAGATGAAGCAGTAACCACTATTGGTACTTCTGGACAAGCGATCATTACCGATAGAAATGGGAAACAGTTACAGGTGCTTTCAGGAAATCAAGGGTTATCAGTACAACCTAACGGTACATCCCTTTCTTTAGAAAATGCCTCTTTACCTGGAGTTGTCTGGATACAACCGACTCAAGGCAGTTTAGTCTATGTTGGCGATCGCTGGTATCGAGGGAAGATTTTATTGGTTTCTCAGGGTAATAGCCTATTAGCGGTTAATTATGTAGATTTAGAACATTATTTGTATAGTGTGGTGGGTAGTGAGATGCACGCTAATGCACCCACTGAAGCTCTCAAAGCTCAGGCGATCGCGGCTCGTTCTTATGCATTGGTTCACATGATCCGACCTGCAAGTTCTTGGTATGATTTAGGGAATACCCAACGTTGGCAAGTGTATAAAGGATTAAAAAGCGAATATAATACGGGTCATCATGCTGTTGGTGAAACGGCTGGACAAATCCTCAGTCATGGCGGTGGTGTGGTAGAATCCCTTTATGCTTCGACGGATGACATTGTGGCCAGCGCACATGGGGGCAGAGGTATGAGTCAAACGGGAGCTTATGAATTAGCCAAACAAGGCTATGATTATCAACAAATTCTCGATCACTATTATCCAGGGGTAGGACTCGCTAGATTGATTTTAAATTAATCATTTGAACTTCCGTAGGGGCGGGTTTGGCACCAAATTTCCCTATTATACAAGTATGCTAGATAAACCCGCCCCTACATTCAAAAATGTCTCTAATCAAAACCTTACCCCCAGAGGTGGTTAACCTCAT
The genomic region above belongs to Aphanothece sacrum FPU1 and contains:
- a CDS encoding SpoIID/LytB domain-containing protein, coding for MKKLSLGPLFNRLGIWCFPLVSVSVLPFILTYGQFWDSSGDQGSKAPPLPPLSQLPSTSVPPVPLNVSSTLLQKPRPKLQDPQPSKLQNHEDLAPQKTADKPKKAPFTAKTSSKPSTVAPSRPKPLQKSISPAPPNYQPPPLEIRVAILRDEAVTTIGTSGQAIITDRNGKQLQVLSGNQGLSVQPNGTSLSLENASLPGVVWIQPTQGSLVYVGDRWYRGKILLVSQGNSLLAVNYVDLEHYLYSVVGSEMHANAPTEALKAQAIAARSYALVHMIRPASSWYDLGNTQRWQVYKGLKSEYNTGHHAVGETAGQILSHGGGVVESLYASTDDIVASAHGGRGMSQTGAYELAKQGYDYQQILDHYYPGVGLARLILN